The Dictyoglomus sp. NZ13-RE01 genomic interval TTTTAGTATGAATCTTGTAAACATACCAAGCCAGGTTATTACCATAATTATGGGACTTCTTCTCATAACCACTGTATTGTTAACTCAAATCTTTCAATTTAGAGAAAGAAAAACATGATTGAAAAAGGAGGGTTTAGAAATGATAGAAAAGGAAATTGGAGCAAATGTGTGGCTTATACCTGATGCATATCTTCCTTTAATTGGAGATCCAAATCTTCCAAGCCATGAGTCTACCTGCATACTAAATGTAAATAAAAAACCTGCAAAAGTAAAATTTACTTTCTATTTTGAAAACAAAGACCCTATAGAATCAAAGGAAATTATCGTTCCTCCTGAAAGAACCTGGCATGTTAGATTAGATAAATCTGAAGAAATATTAGGTGTAAGGTTAGAAAGAGACGTACCTTTTGCAATAAAAGTGGAGAGTGATGTAAAAATAGTAGTTCAACATTCAAGATTAGATACCAGACAACCGAATTTAGCATACATGAGTAGTATGGCATGGACTCAAATTGACCATTGACAAAAGGGAATTTCATGTTAATATTAATCTAAAAATGAAAATATAAAATGAATATAAATGAAAATAATTGAAAAAGAGGGGAGTTTTTGATATGCTTGCAGAAGAAAGAAGGACAAGAATCTTAGAGTTAATTGAAAAAGAAAGAGGTGTCAAAGTTTCTGAGCTTGTTAAATTATTCAATGTCACAGGAGCAACTATAAGAAGAGACTTAGAAGCCTTGGAAAAAGAGGGACTGTTAAAAAGAACCCATGGGGGTGCTGTGCTTCCACAAAGTTTCTCCTTTGAGCCTTTATATGCAACAAAAAAGAGACAGAATTTAAAAGAGAAAATGGCAATTGGTGCTAAAGCAGCAGAATTAATAAACGATGGAGAAACTGTTTTTATTGAAACAGGAAGCACAACCCTACAGATAGCAAAAAACATCAAAAATAGGCATGATTTAACAGTGATAACAAATTCTATAGATGTCGCAAGAGAGCTTCTTAATGCAAGAGGGGTAGAAGTAATATTAACAGGAGGGAATTTAAGAAAAGAGACAATTGCATTAGTTGGTCCATTGGCGGAGAGAGTATTAAGAGAATTTAGAGTAGATAAAGCCTTCTTAGGTATAAGTGGAATAGTTCCTGGAAAAGGAATGAGCACTGCCAGCATAGTAGAGGCAGAAATAAAAAGACTTATCATTGAAATGGCAAGAGAAGTAATTGGTGTGGCAGATTATAGCAAGTTTGGGAAAGAGTGCTTTGCCTTTGTAGCACCTACAAAAGTCTTAC includes:
- a CDS encoding DeoR family transcriptional regulator, with translation MLAEERRTRILELIEKERGVKVSELVKLFNVTGATIRRDLEALEKEGLLKRTHGGAVLPQSFSFEPLYATKKRQNLKEKMAIGAKAAELINDGETVFIETGSTTLQIAKNIKNRHDLTVITNSIDVARELLNARGVEVILTGGNLRKETIALVGPLAERVLREFRVDKAFLGISGIVPGKGMSTASIVEAEIKRLIIEMAREVIGVADYSKFGKECFAFVAPTKVLHKIVVDDKVPHKFINELKEEGIEVLIASPNDVK